A window of Miscanthus floridulus cultivar M001 chromosome 12, ASM1932011v1, whole genome shotgun sequence genomic DNA:
AACTACTGTCTGCAAGTTACTGAACAAAGCAATATATACTGTCACTAAAGTGCTTCAATGCTTGCTTCAAATGAAAGTATCTATTGTCTGAACAGTCTGTACTTGTATACTTCTAAATCTGTAATTTTGTTTTTTGCAGGAAAAGGCTAGAAGCACTGAACCATGGCATGGCAAAACGAGAGAACCAAAGTTCTACAGGGGAGAGGACAAAATCTCCAGCTGGGAAGAAGTGGTTCTTTTGGTAGGTTAGTATCATTGTTTCAGACTTGAGAAATATTGTTGCTTGAGGTGTGTTATCAGCAATGCCACAGTGCCACACACTTTTTAACTTCCACAGTACTCTGCCTCCAACTAGCCACTTAATTTGCTAACAAGTGATTTGCTTATACATACCTGCAAAATGTTAAAATCATGTATCTGGTGATGATACAGTTACATTCCACTTTGTGATTTATGACAGCCACTTGTCCTCCCCATTGTTCGAGTGCCTATTTTGATTATGGCTATTTCATAGCATCGACAGTTTGTGTTTTCTATATTAGTGGAGTAAGTTGGCAAACACACTCAACCTATGCAAATTGTGGATTTACAATACACGCTGTGTGCAATATGCAAACTCCAACGGTAGCCCAGCTGTGTGGTCCAGACCAGGGATGACTTGTTTGGAAAGTAACATCCGAAACGCCTAAACCTGAACCATGATACTATAGCAGCTCATAAAGCTAAAATTTCTTTGCAACATGTGCATCTAGGGTCGTGCCCTACACAACTACACCTCCCCCTAAAGATTGTACCGTACTCATGTGTTTTTCCATTTACACCTAGCTCTCTTTGGATGCAAAGTTTTTTTGGAGCATTGGAGAAAATTATGGTCTTGCAGAATACTTGGTTTTTAAAAGCTACGGACTGTTTGGATATAACAAATCTTGTAGTTTATGAAGCCATGGTTTTGTTAAAACTGTGTAGTTTTTGGAGTTTTTAGTAACTCTCACTCATGACCTCTTTTTCAAAACCCCACGGTTTTGTATATCTTTGGCTTAAAATATCACAATTTTCGAAAAGTACATCCAAGCAAGGCCATATTTGGATGTTGTGGTTTAGAGAAATTGTAGTATCAACTGTCAACAAACTTTGATTTTAGAACAAGATATGCGCCAAACCTTGGTTTAGAGAGATGCGGAGTTTCTGAAGTTTTAGCAGTATCATGGTTTTCAGAACTCGAAGCTGAATCGGTGCCGCGGTGCGTATTCCTTTGCCTTCGTAGCAGCCGGACAGTTAAATTCTCTTTGCAGATGCTGACCATGTATATTCTGTTTGTGGTAACGTGGAGAGGATGTCACTCCACATCATTATCAAGAACAAAACAAACAGCTAGATTTCATCAGTTCGTTTCATCTTCTGACTATCCCTCTCGCCTGTGTTCCCCGGCCTGACAAGCATGGAATCGTTTCATGTGATCCGGGTGAACAGTTGACTTCCCGAGACTTGATGATCCATGAAAAAGCCATGCTTGGTTCCAACGACACTGTTGCTAGTCAGAGACAATGGCGCATTGCACCCCTCACCCCCCGACTATAAAGGAGGCCTATTACACACCGTGCCACTCACATCAGCGTGTCCACCTTCACCTATCATCGTCGTCTCATCTCCGATCTCAGCCGGCACCCAAACTGAGGATGGCGTCCGTCCGGCGGTTCGCCGTGGCCCTGATCGCCTCCTTCCTCACCGCGGCAGTGGGAGCCCAGCCGATGGACCCTAAGAACCCCATCTCGTCGGACCCCAACGTGATCCCCGTATACCCCCCTACCTACGTGACCTGCTACAACGACACCCATGGGCAGCAAGGATCGGAGCCCAAGTGCAACGTCCTCGCGCTCCAGTGCCCTCGCGGCTGCCGGGACACCTGCTACGTCCACTGCCCGTCCTGCAAGCTCGTCTGCCGTACGCTAGCGTCCACACACACATACTCTACGCATTCGCTCTATCCTGCTCAAAGATTTTGATCAGTTCGTGATTTTGAGCAGTGTGTGAGCTGACCGGCACGGAGTGCTACGACCCGCGCTTCGTGGGCGGCGACGGCAACAAGTTCCTATTCCACGGCCGCCGGGACGCCGACTTCTGCCTGCTGTCGGACGCCAACCTGCACATCAACGCGCACTTCATCGGCAAGCGCAACAACGCGGGCGTGGCGCGTGACTTCACCTGGGTGCAGGCGCTGGGCATCCGCTTCGGCGGGCACCGGCTGTACCTCGGCGTCCGGAGGACGGAAACCTGGGACGACGCCGTGGACCGCCTGGCCATCACCTTCGACGGCGCGCCCGTCCCGCTGGACGCCGTGGCCGGCGCCAGCTGGAGCCCCCCCACGTCGGCGGCGCCCGCGCTGTCCATCTTCCGCACGGGCCCCGCCAACGGCGTGGTGGTGCGCCTGGACGGGGTGTTCCGGATCGTGGCCAACGCTGTGCCGGTCACCGAGGAGGACTCGAGGGTCCACGGGTACGGCCTGCGCCCCGAGGTCGACGGCAGCCTCGCGCACCTCAACGTGGCGTTCAAGTTCTACGCCCTCAGCGCCGACGTGCTGGGCCAGACGTACCGCCTGGACTACGTCAGCGCCGCCGGGGTGGACGCCGGCGCTAGGGTCCCCGTCATGGGCGGCGGCGCCAGGTACCAGGTGTCCGGCGGCATCTTCGCCACGGACTGCGAGGTCGGGCGCTTCGCTGGTGACGACGACAACGGGCTTGCCGGGCCCGCTGTCGGCATCATCGCGGAGCCCACCGACGCGCTCTGCGGCAGCGGCAAGGTCACCACTGGCCTGGTGTGCAAGAAGTGATGATGAGGCCGGTGAGCTCCAATCCAGCAGGGCCGGCCGCTGGTGTAGTGTTTTGTGCTTCATTCACGTGTCTAATTGCGTACGTACGTGCTGACATATATAGCTGCTGCAGCTGCGAAGTAGTAGTGGTCCTGTGCCCTtgattaaggccccgtttagatccaaaactttttgggttttggctcactatagcattttgtttgtatttggtaattagtgtctaattatagactaattaggtttaaaagtttcgtctcgcgatttcttgaccaactatgtaattagtttttttttcgtctacatttagtactctatacatgtgccgcaagattcgatgtgacaggtactgcgcaaaattttttgattctaaacaggccctaattcCTCCGCCGAAACTAATGTCGGAATGTCGGAAGTGTAGTGCTGCAGTGCCGGGCTAGGACAGGATCCGCACGGTTAAATTCCTGTGGATGATAATCCTGCTACTTTGGTTCTCGTGTTTCATCATTCGAATAAATAAAGTTCTCTGAAGCCTTGTTTGATTCCTCCTATAAAGTTTACTTCTTATTTCATCGAATATTGGaacacatatatggagtattaaatatagactaaaaaataactaattatacagtttatgaTTAATTTgttagatgaatcttttaagcctaattagtccatgatttgacaatgtggtgctacagtaacacatgtgctaatgataaattaattaggtttaataaattcgtctcgcggattactgataaatgtaatttgttttttatcagTATCTAAACACCCCAACGTGACACTCAAAACTTTACACTCTGGATTTAAATAAGGCCTAAATTAAGCAAACACCTTTTACGTTCAAGAAAAAGTTCTCAAAACAGATCGATTATGTGATTTTTGTAGCACGTGTTTGCTATCTTTTCACTTAAAAATCAGTGATCCGTGTCCCTACACTCTTGCGAGGCCCGGACGGACCTCAGTGTCGGAGCCAGGATCAGTTGGGTATTCCCGCTTCCGAAAAAATCCAATACATAGCAGTCTAGGTTTTAAATCCAATGCATACAGCTGGAAAGGAAATGAGACGATGAATAGGTAGCTGTGGGCTGAGTTTCTACTCAAAAACAGCGAATTAACACCAATATACATTATACATATGagtatatacatatataaaaGTGTACCAAAATAGTTGGGTATTTCCGAAAATACTGGGGAATACCCTTGGATCCGCCCCTGACGGACCTGAACTGGGATTCCTAACTGTCCCTGCAAGAAAACACCGCACGTACCACGTAGTCTTTATAGCTGCGACACACGATCCTCAATCTCTGAAATCATCAGCTCCCTCCCTCCTAAACATTCCTTGCCTTCGCCCGGTTCAAACAACACCGTGCGCGGCAGAGCAGCGATGGGCGGAGGAGAGGCACCGCCGAGAAAGAGATggagccgccgctgccgccgcctcgTCCGCAGCCTCGCCCTGCTGCTCGGCCTCCTCGCGTTCCTCCTCTACCTGCGTAGGCACCGACGGCGCGTGTGGCGTCGTCGAGGGACCAgtcggcggcggcagcgggacGTCATCGTTGTCGAGGAGGATGGAGTAGGTGGTGCGGCTGCGGGCGGCGCGCGGGGGCCAGCATAGTCGGCGTTCCAAGGCCGCCGGCACTGCTGCAGAGGTATTTTGCCTGTGTCATTGTATCGTTTAGCAATGGCGTCGCCATCTAATCTAATGATTTGACTCGTCGCCCATGTGAATTGCCCGAACAGCGATTATTACATCTTCGTTTATACGGACATGGGGAGCTTTCAAGGATTTTGTATAGAGTCCGTCTTGCGGGTGTTTTAGGATCTGACAACCGAGTGAGTGTCAGATCCTTTCCAAGCACTCAATTTTACCAAACTAATAAAATAAATACAAAGAGTACCTAACAAAGGCAAATTAACGAAATTTCAAAATAATACCAAATCTAATAAACAAAAATTCATTAAAAAGGCCAAAAAATAACATGTTAATTCTATGAAAGGAAAATTGGAAAATTTCAAAGGAAAAGTAAATAAAACATACAAAATTCAAATGAAAAGGCCAAAAAATACCAGATTATTTCTATGAAGGGCAAATTGGAAGAATTTCAAAGGGAAAGCAAATAAAGCATACAGATTTCAAATAAAAAGGCCCAAACAATACCAGATTATTTCTATGAAGGGCAAATTGGAAGAATTTCAAAGTGAGACAAAAAAACAAATAAATACTCATAAAAAtcggaaaaaaaaatcaaagaacaaGACAAATAGTGCAAAAGAGCATTCTAAATAATGCAGTAGCAACATACACTATAGGATAAAAAAGATTACACATCAAAATGAATAGTAAAATACATTACAATTGCATGTAATTTGAACATAAATAAGCAAGGAGTGCAAGACAAAAGCATAAAGGGAAAGAAAACAACATACAGTGCAGTAATATAtttcgcatcagagtcgacgggtgcgaagggtaaggaagctagtcgaaccaactaggatccgtttaggtagttggaatgtagggtcacttataggtaagttaagagaattagttgataccgcgactaggaggcgtgtaaatatattatgcgttcaagagactaaatggaagggtcagaaggcgaaggaggtggacaatacaggtttcaagctttggtatacagggacagtcgcgaatagaaatggagtaggagttttgattgataagagcctcaagaatggtgtggtgggagtgagaagacaaggagataggattatcttagtcaagcttgtcgttggtgatatggtcttgaacgtaattagtgcgtatgccccccaagtaggcctcgacgagagtgctaagagacagttctgggaagacttagatggcctggttagagctatacctagtagtgagaagctttttataggaggagatcttaatgggcatgtaggtactacaagcacatgttttgaggcagttcatggaggttttgggtatgatagtaggaatcaggagggggagaagCTCTAGACTtcacggtagcttttgacctgatgatagccaacactttctttagaaagagagaatctcatctagtgaccttcagtagcggacaacactgtagtcagattgactttgtcctcgcaagaagaaaggacaaacgagcatgcttggattgcaaggtgataccaggggagtgtgttgtttctcaacataagcttttggtggcagatttttgttttcagatgcgtgcccgtagggataaacaagctaagattgaaagaacaaagtggtggaaactgaaaggggagacgtcagaggtatttagggaaagggttatcaaagggggctcttggaagaaagaagacgacataaacaatatgtgggacaagatggcaaccaacattcggaaggtagcctccgaggtgtgtggagtaaccaaaggaaggggacgtgaggctaaagatacttggtggtggaacgagaaagtccaaagggctattaaggagaagaaagaatgctatagacgcttgtaccatgacaggagtgtggacaacatagagaagtataaggtggcaaagaagactacaaagcgagctgtaagtgtggcaaagggtagagcgtacgaggatctttaccaatatttaagtatgaaggaaggagagaaggacatttataggatggctagggttcatgagagaaagacacgggacttcaaccaagttaagtgcattaaggatgaaagggagcatctcttggtaaaggaggatgagatccgacatcgatggcaagagtattttgacaaattgttcaatggtgagaatatggacacaacctttcagttggatgactcttttgatgacaccaataggcgctttgtgcggagaatccaagaatctgaggtcagagaggcgttgaaaaggatgaaaggaggtaaggcgatgggaccggatggtatcccaatcgaggtgtggagatgcctcggggacatagctgtagtatggttaaccaagctgttcaaccatatttttcaatcgaacaagatgtctgatgagtggaggagaagtatattggtaccgatctacaagaataaaggggatattcaaagttgtacaaattaccgaggaattaagttgatgagccattctatgaagctatgggagagagttatcgagcatcgcttgagagcaataacgtgggtctctatgaaccaatttggtttcatgcctggaaggtcaaccatggaagccattttcttaataagacaagttatagagcggtatagggagaagaagaaggacctacatatggtttttattgacttggagaaggcttatgataaaataccaaggaatgttatgtggtgggcgttggacaaacataaagtcccaacgaagtacgtcgggctcattaaggacatgtacagcaatgttgtgactagagttcgaacaagtgatggagacacggatgacttcccgattaggataggactacatcaagggtcagctttgagcccttatttgtttgctttagtgatggatgaggtcacaagggacatacaaggggacatcccttggtgtatgcttttcgcggacgatgtagtgctagttgatgaaagccggacaggagtgaatcagaaactggagttatggcgggagactttggagtccaaaggttttagacttagtagaactaaaactgagtatatgagatgtgacttcggcactactactcgggaggaggaagatgttagtttggaaggtcaagtagtgcctaggaaggatacctttcgatatttaggatcaatgctacagagggacggggatattgatgaagatgttagccatagaatcaaagcagggtggatgaagtggcgataagcgtctggtgtcctatgtgacaaaagggtaccacagaagctaaaaggcaagttttataggacggcgattagacctgctatgttgtatggtgcagaatgttggcctacgaaaagacgacatattcaacagctaagtgtcgcagaaatgcgtatgttgtgttggatttgcggtcatacaagaagggatcgagtttggaacgatgatatacgtgagagattaggggtagcgccaattgaagaaaagcttgtccaacaccggttgagatggtttggacatgtgcaacggagacctccagatgcaccggtgcgtagtggaatcctaagtcaggatagtaacgtgaagagaggcagaggaagaccgaagttgacttgggtagaggcaataaaaggagacttgaaaggatggaatatacccaaagacttagccttagataggagtgcttggaagacagctattcacgtgcctgaaccttgattgcttctgttgggtttcaactctagcctaccccaacttgtttgggacttaaaggctttgttgttgttgttgttgttgtataaagATATTAGAAACTACAAGTTCCAAGTTACTAGTTCAAGTCACAAACAAACACTAGACATAACCAACCTTAATCAGAAAGATAACTATGACATAGATACCACCAAATACTTCCACGAATCTAGGATGAAAGTTTAGGGAGGCTGAAGTTGTGAGTTTATCGTCATCTTCATCCTCCAACCTCTCCTTCTCAAAGTAACCATGGCAAAAATTCTTTGAGGGGCTCCATGGTATCAGCGGTGGTAGAGGGGGCTTaagccccccaccccccaccattGGCCGAGTTCGGCAAATTGGTTACAAGCTTTCTGCCATTTTTTCAAATTGGTCGAGTAGTAGAGAACATTTATCTAGATATAATTTTCTTATTTCTAGGAATTAAGAAATGAAATTTTGATCCCACTGGCTAATGTTGATCATGCCTACTATCTGGGACCCATGGGAAATCCAGACCTAATTGATTTTGTTAAACTAAAAATCCAGCGACTTCCTTTTAAGCAATCCTAGATGAAGCTGACAGATTGGAATAAAGCTTTTAGAACCTGGCCGAAGATAGCAACAGGATGGAGGGATTGGTTCCGCTGTGTATGAAACAAGAAATTTGGTGATTGGGAATCCAGAGATTTAAGTCAATGCTTAACACTCTCCCTATCAACCATGGAAAGGAATGAATGCCTTTTGATTTCTACTTCTTATTTTTGTCTGATGCTATCAACGCCTTTCTCTTCGGCCATGGCCCAATGACTGTAACCTTGGCGAACATCTTCATGCTTACCGGTCTCAGAGTAACATGTCCCATCTCCCCTTATGAATTCCTC
This region includes:
- the LOC136496487 gene encoding uncharacterized protein: MAHCTPHPPTIKEAYYTPCHSHQRVHLHLSSSSHLRSQPAPKLRMASVRRFAVALIASFLTAAVGAQPMDPKNPISSDPNVIPVYPPTYVTCYNDTHGQQGSEPKCNVLALQCPRGCRDTCYVHCPSCKLVCLCELTGTECYDPRFVGGDGNKFLFHGRRDADFCLLSDANLHINAHFIGKRNNAGVARDFTWVQALGIRFGGHRLYLGVRRTETWDDAVDRLAITFDGAPVPLDAVAGASWSPPTSAAPALSIFRTGPANGVVVRLDGVFRIVANAVPVTEEDSRVHGYGLRPEVDGSLAHLNVAFKFYALSADVLGQTYRLDYVSAAGVDAGARVPVMGGGARYQVSGGIFATDCEVGRFAGDDDNGLAGPAVGIIAEPTDALCGSGKVTTGLVCKK